Proteins encoded in a region of the Pseudomonas shahriarae genome:
- a CDS encoding acyl-CoA thioesterase, with translation MRSPGVLHSDTQILVPFFDIDTMNVVWHGHYVKYLEIARCALLDKLGHNYTAMLESGYAWPVIDMQLRYVRGATFGQTLNVRASLVEWENRLKVNYLITDLASGERLTRASTVQVAVEIASREMQLASPTVFTTAVERALKC, from the coding sequence ATGCGTAGCCCCGGCGTATTGCACAGCGACACACAAATCCTCGTACCGTTCTTCGACATCGACACGATGAACGTGGTCTGGCACGGCCACTACGTGAAGTACCTGGAAATCGCCCGTTGCGCGTTGCTCGACAAGCTCGGCCACAACTACACGGCAATGCTCGAATCCGGCTATGCGTGGCCGGTGATCGACATGCAACTGCGCTACGTGCGTGGCGCCACCTTTGGCCAGACCCTCAACGTGCGCGCCAGCCTGGTGGAGTGGGAGAACCGCTTGAAGGTCAACTACCTGATCACCGACCTTGCCAGCGGCGAGCGCCTGACCCGCGCCAGCACCGTGCAAGTGGCCGTAGAAATTGCCAGCCGCGAGATGCAACTGGCCTCGCCAACCGTGTTCACCACCGCCGTCGAAAGGGCCTTGAAATGCTGA
- a CDS encoding glycosyltransferase family 2 protein, with protein MHNPCALIPVYNHEAAVPAVVRSLLEHGLPCLLVDDGSSPACAAVLAQLASLDNVSLITLPTNQGKGGAVQVGFREAARLGFTHALQVDADGQHDLREVALFIDASRTHPDAVICGYPEYDDSVPKGRLYARYLTHVWVWINSLSLQIRDSMCGFRIYPLAPVLALMDSARIGKRMDFDSDILVRLSWRNQPMRWLPTKVHYPADGLSHFRMFHDNLLISSMHTRLFFGMLLRAPLILWRRWQA; from the coding sequence ATGCATAACCCCTGCGCCCTGATCCCGGTCTACAACCATGAAGCCGCCGTGCCCGCCGTGGTCCGCAGCCTGCTGGAGCATGGCCTGCCCTGCCTGCTGGTGGACGATGGCAGCAGCCCCGCCTGCGCCGCCGTACTGGCGCAACTGGCCAGCCTGGACAACGTCTCGCTGATCACCCTGCCCACCAACCAGGGCAAGGGCGGTGCGGTGCAAGTCGGTTTTCGCGAAGCCGCACGCCTGGGCTTTACCCATGCCCTGCAAGTGGACGCCGACGGCCAGCACGACCTGCGCGAAGTCGCCCTGTTTATCGACGCCTCGCGCACTCACCCCGATGCGGTGATCTGCGGCTACCCCGAATACGACGACAGCGTGCCCAAGGGCCGCCTCTACGCCCGCTACCTGACCCATGTCTGGGTGTGGATCAACAGCCTGTCGCTGCAGATCCGCGATTCGATGTGCGGCTTTCGCATCTACCCGCTGGCACCGGTGCTGGCGCTGATGGACTCGGCGCGGATCGGCAAGCGCATGGATTTCGACTCCGACATCCTCGTGCGTTTGTCATGGCGCAACCAGCCGATGCGCTGGCTGCCGACCAAGGTGCATTACCCGGCCGATGGCCTGTCGCACTTTCGGATGTTCCACGACAACCTGCTGATTTCGTCGATGCACACCCGGCTGTTCTTTGGCATGTTGCTGCGTGCGCCGCTGATCCTCTGGCGACGGTGGCAGGCATGA
- a CDS encoding HAL/PAL/TAL family ammonia-lyase → MTTHLLEPVTFGELPLRIEDVLALANRQAPTRLQDDAGYRQRIAKGAQFLDSLLDKEGVIYGVTTGYGDSCVVAVPLQHVEALPRHLYTFHGCGLGKLLDAQATRAVLAARLQSLCHGVSGVRVELLERLHAFLEHDILPLIPEEGSVGASGDLTPLSYVAATLSGEREVLFRGERRQAADVHRELGWTPLVLRPKEALALMNGTAVMTGLACLAFARADYLLQLATRITALNVVALQGNPEHFDERLFAAKPHPGQMQVAAWLRKDLAIDAPTAPLHRLQDRYSLRCAPHVLGVLADSLNWLRSFIEIELNSANDNPIIDAEAERVLHGGHFYGGHIAFAMDSLKNLVANVADLLDRQLALLVDERYNHGLPSNLSGAPADRAMINHGFKAVQIGTSAWTAEALKNTMPASVFSRSTECHNQDKVSMGTIAARDAIRVLELTEQVAAATLLAANQGVWLRAQVKDARPLPPALAAMHEALAKDFPPVIEDRALEGELRLCLQRIAAQHWRLHA, encoded by the coding sequence ATGACGACGCATCTGCTTGAGCCGGTAACCTTCGGCGAACTCCCTTTGCGCATCGAAGACGTGCTGGCCCTGGCCAACCGTCAGGCGCCCACTCGCCTGCAAGACGATGCCGGGTACCGCCAGCGCATCGCCAAGGGCGCGCAGTTCCTCGATTCGCTGCTGGACAAGGAAGGCGTGATCTACGGCGTGACCACCGGCTATGGCGACTCGTGCGTGGTGGCGGTGCCGTTGCAGCATGTCGAGGCATTGCCGCGCCACCTGTACACCTTCCACGGCTGCGGCCTGGGCAAGTTGCTCGACGCCCAGGCCACCCGTGCGGTGCTGGCGGCGCGTTTACAGTCGCTGTGCCATGGCGTGTCCGGGGTGCGGGTTGAACTGCTGGAGCGCCTGCATGCGTTTCTTGAACACGACATCCTGCCGCTGATCCCGGAAGAAGGCTCGGTCGGCGCCAGCGGCGATCTGACGCCGCTGTCATACGTGGCCGCGACCTTGTCCGGCGAGCGTGAAGTGCTGTTCCGGGGCGAGCGCCGCCAGGCTGCCGATGTCCATCGCGAGCTGGGCTGGACCCCGCTGGTGCTGCGACCCAAGGAAGCCCTGGCGCTGATGAACGGCACCGCGGTGATGACCGGCCTGGCCTGCCTGGCCTTCGCCCGCGCCGACTACCTGCTGCAACTGGCCACACGCATCACCGCGCTGAACGTGGTGGCGTTGCAAGGCAACCCGGAGCACTTCGACGAACGCCTGTTCGCCGCCAAACCACACCCCGGGCAGATGCAGGTCGCAGCCTGGCTGCGCAAGGACCTGGCGATCGACGCCCCGACCGCGCCGCTGCACCGCCTGCAAGACCGCTACTCGCTACGCTGCGCGCCCCACGTCCTCGGCGTGCTGGCCGACAGCCTGAACTGGCTGCGCTCGTTTATCGAGATCGAACTCAACAGTGCCAACGACAACCCGATCATCGACGCCGAAGCCGAACGTGTGCTGCACGGCGGGCACTTCTACGGCGGGCATATCGCCTTTGCCATGGACAGCCTGAAGAACCTGGTGGCCAACGTCGCCGACCTGCTCGACCGGCAACTCGCGCTGCTGGTGGACGAGCGCTACAACCATGGCTTGCCGAGCAACCTGTCGGGCGCCCCGGCGGACCGCGCAATGATCAACCACGGCTTCAAAGCGGTGCAGATCGGCACCAGCGCCTGGACCGCCGAAGCGTTGAAAAACACCATGCCGGCCAGCGTGTTTTCGCGCTCCACCGAATGCCACAACCAGGACAAGGTCAGCATGGGCACCATCGCCGCCCGCGATGCGATCCGCGTCTTGGAGCTGACCGAACAAGTGGCCGCCGCCACCTTGCTCGCCGCCAACCAGGGCGTGTGGTTGCGCGCCCAGGTCAAGGATGCACGGCCGTTGCCGCCAGCCCTGGCTGCGATGCACGAGGCACTGGCCAAGGACTTCCCGCCGGTGATCGAAGACCGGGCCCTGGAGGGCGAACTGCGCCTGTGCCTGCAACGCATCGCCGCGCAACACTGGAGGCTGCATGCGTAG
- a CDS encoding LpxL/LpxP family acyltransferase, translating to MSENTRHWADRQERGSFWLMKLTAFAAKVLGRRMLSPLLYGIVLYFFVFGRAARQSIWQYQQRLADWSGRDELRPSHKKVFSQFMAFADALLDKLDVWNGKLRLEQIEIIDPAQLRGQLRGERGQMLVGAHLGNLEVCRALAELGEKVTMNVLVHTKHAEQFNRLLGEAGASNLRLIQVSELDPAVMLLLSQRLDDGEWLAIAGDRIPLHGGRTVRVDFLGHSAAFPQGPWLLAGLLKCPVNLLMCLKHQGRYRLIIEPFAQLIEWKRSDRPQVIAHWAARYAERLGQFCLEAPQQWFNFYPFWKTDDDASA from the coding sequence ATGAGCGAAAACACCCGGCATTGGGCCGACCGCCAGGAGCGCGGCAGTTTCTGGCTGATGAAGCTCACCGCGTTCGCCGCCAAGGTCCTCGGGCGCCGGATGCTGAGCCCACTGCTGTATGGCATCGTCCTGTACTTTTTCGTATTTGGTCGCGCCGCGCGCCAGAGCATCTGGCAATACCAGCAGCGCCTGGCCGACTGGAGTGGGCGCGACGAGCTGCGCCCCAGCCACAAAAAGGTCTTCAGCCAATTCATGGCCTTCGCCGACGCCTTGCTGGACAAGCTCGACGTATGGAACGGCAAGCTGCGCCTGGAACAGATCGAGATCATCGACCCGGCCCAGTTGCGCGGGCAACTGCGCGGCGAACGTGGGCAGATGCTGGTGGGTGCGCACCTGGGCAACCTGGAAGTGTGCCGGGCCCTGGCGGAGCTGGGCGAGAAAGTCACCATGAATGTGCTGGTGCACACCAAGCATGCCGAACAGTTCAACCGCCTGCTGGGCGAAGCCGGGGCGAGCAACCTGCGGCTGATCCAGGTCAGCGAACTGGACCCGGCGGTGATGCTGCTGCTCAGCCAGCGCCTGGACGACGGTGAATGGCTGGCGATTGCCGGCGACCGAATCCCGCTGCATGGCGGGCGCACCGTGCGCGTGGACTTTCTCGGCCATAGCGCGGCCTTCCCCCAGGGCCCGTGGTTGCTGGCCGGGCTGCTCAAATGCCCGGTCAACCTGCTGATGTGCCTCAAGCACCAGGGCCGCTATCGTTTGATCATCGAGCCCTTCGCCCAATTGATCGAATGGAAACGCAGCGACCGCCCGCAAGTGATCGCCCACTGGGCCGCCCGCTACGCCGAACGCCTGGGCCAGTTCTGCCTGGAAGCGCCCCAACAATGGTTCAACTTTTACCCTTTCTGGAAGACCGATGACGACGCATCTGCTTGA